GCTTGCAGGGATTTGCTTTATCTGGACAGCTACATCGGCTATGGATGTCTGATCGAGTCAGAGGAAATAGGCTCAGCCCGTTAGCAGTGAATACTTCCTCAATCTCACGGGGCATCTCGCCTGCTAACAACTTTGCGGCAAACACTGCCCGTCCTGCCATAGCTTCTATGACGTTTTGCCACTCGTCATCACTAAACGACTGCAACGATATTGAGACCGTGTAGGGTTGCGGCGCAGTTCCCTGCACCTTGGCAATAATTTTGTTGCCCTCGAAGTCCAGCTTTAAGACGTTTCCCTGCCGGGCATAGTTGTGGGCACGCGCCGATCGCAGGGTACGCCCAAAGGATGCTAGGGCATCTAGCCACCGCTCTTTCCACCATTCCTGCTCAGTTGCGTGATTAGTCATCGATCGTTGGTCATTGTGGGATGCGTGGGAGTGGAATAGGAACAGCAGGATCAGAAACTATCCCTGACGGCCTATGGTTACTAGCCAGTGAAGATTAGCTCCATACCTTCACCGCTACCCACTCTTCTCATAGGGGTGAATACCCTAGATGAACATGCTATCAGGCATTTTACTGTTGATTACTGTTGGGTGCTGGTTCATTTGACATTGGCTCGCTAGGTACTGGTTCACTAGATGCTGGTTCATCACTAGTTTCACCTGACAGTGGTGTCAAAGGAGGAAGGTTGTCAGCAGCAACGACTGGCTCAGGCTTAAGGTCTAGAGCTTTATCTATATCCTTGACACGACGAATCGGAAAATTGGCAATGAGTGCGGTTGATCGCTGCTTGCTCTCTAGGGAAAATTCCATGTTGTCGTTGTCAATTTCAACATAGCGCGAAATGATTTCTAGAATCTCGCGTTGCATTTTTTCCATCACAGCAGGTGTCAAGTCAGCCCGATCGTGGGCTAGTACAAGCCGCAGACGGCGTTTTACCTCATCTCGGCTGTTTATCTCTCCCCAGTGGGGAACCAACGACTCGATCAACCTAGCGATTATGGAAAATACATTCATTGGACATAGGTTAAGTAGAAAAGTTGAGCCTCGATGGGCTTAAATTTGAAAACACTAGAGCAGACACTCAGTTAGCAGATTAGCTATCGACCATTGATAGCACGAGACTATAGCCTCACAAAATTTTTGCTCCCAACAGCTTTTTCAGCTTAGAAAAAATACCATCACGGTTAGCTGTCAAGTCTAAAAATTCCACTCGTTCCCCTTCTAACCGCCGCACAATATTGCTAAAGGCTAGCCCTGCTAAAGATGGATGTTCTGCCAACACTAAAGGCTCTCCCCGGTTGGTAGACACAATCACCTGCTCATCGTCAGGAATGATGCCAATTAAGGGAATGGCTAGAATTTCTTGGACATCTTCAACAGACATCATGTCGTTTGCCTTTACCATTGCTGGACGCAAACGATTCACAATTAGGTGTACCCGACGAATACCATTGGCCTCTAGCAAGCCCACTACACGATCGGCATCGCGCACGGCTGAAATTTCTGGTGTGGTCACCACAAGAGCCTCCTGAGCAGCGGCGATCGCATTCTGGAATCCCATTTCAATTCCGGCTGGGCTGTCTATCAACACATAGTCAAAGGCTTGGGTCAAGGCATTGATTAGCCGCTTCATCTGGGCAGGGGTAACAGCATCCTTGGTGCGATTTTGAGCCGCTGGCAGCAACACCAAGCCATTCTGTCGCTTGTCTTTAACTAGTGCTTGCTCTAGGCGACATTGCCCTGCCAACACTTCCACCGCCGTATAGACAATGCGATTTTCTAAGCCCAGCAGCAAATCGAGATTACGCAACCCGAAATCGGCATCCACGACCACAACCCTGCGGCCCCGCTGGGCAAGCGCCATGCCTAAGTTAGCCGTGCAGGTGGTTTTTCCCACCCCTCCCTTACCAGATGTAACGACAATAACGCGACTCATGAAGCTGTGATGTTAAGAAACTGTAGTGTTACGGTCTAGACTTGACTAATAATATGTCGGACTAGAATTTTTGGCATTGCTCATCTTAGCCTTTGAACCACACCCTATGCAAATTCATCGACTCCCTGCTCTTCGTGATAACTATATTTTCCTATTACACGATCCCAAAACTGGAACAGCAACTGTGGTTGATCCGGCTGAGCCTGGGCCTGTACTCAGGTGCTTAAAGAACTTAGGCGCGAGGCTGACAGCCATTCTTAACACCCATCACCACGGTGACCATGTAGGTGCCAATTTAGATCTCTTGCAAAGCTTTCCGGAGGCTGTCGTATATGGCGGGGCTGAGGATCGGGGCAGAATTCCTCAGCAGCAGAAGTTTTTGCGGGAGGGCGATCGCATTGTGGTTGCTGATCGCACTGCTGAAGTGCTGTTTGTACCTGGGCATACCCGCGCTCATATTGCCTACTACTTTCCCCCTGTGGCTGCCGAAGCACCAGGCGATTTGTTCTGTGGTGACACATTATTTGCTGGTGGCTGTGGACGCTTGTTTGAGGGCACACCCGCTCAGATGGTGCAGTCACTGAGTAAAATTCGCGCCTTGCCAGACAACACGAGAGTTTGGTGCGCCCATGAGTACACCTTAAGAAATCTAGAATTTGCGGTTACGATCGACCCCCAAAATCCAGACCTTACCATGCGCCTGGCCACTACCCAAGCAGCCCGCCATTGCCATGAACACACAATTCCGTCCACTTTGGGCGTAGAAAAGCTTACTAATCCTTTCCTGCGCTGGGATGCACCTGTGATACAGCAGGCTATGCAGTCCTCTAACGCGGTTGAAACCTTTGCCCGCCTCCGTCGCTTGAAGGATCAGTTCTGATGGCTGACAGTACTCGTAGCAATGTCTTGGGGTGAAGCTTGAGGTAACTGCACCATGACCATGCCTGCCGTCACAACGGCGTACTGTACTCCAGACGAATATCTAGAACTAGAAGTAGATGCAGACGATCGCCACGACTATCAGGATAGAGCAATAGTGAGCATGGCCAGTAGCACGCCAAATCACAATCAAGCAGGTTGAAGAGCACTAGAGTCAACCCTATGGCTATCGCCTGAACCATTTCAGTGGATTGATGGATGCTGACCTTGTGGGTTGTGGCTCTGCTTTGGGCGGTGGAGAGTCCCGTTTTAGCAAGCCCTTGGGTGCCTTGAAATCCAGCAGCAACACCACCCGGGTACGATCGCCGTAATTCCAAGCTTCATGTTCAACGGTGTCATCAAACACAATGCACTTTCCCTCTTGCCAGGTGCGAGTTTCATTTCCCACTCGAATGCCACAATTTTCAGGCACTGTTAATCCCATGTGGCAGCGCAGCAGTCCATCATCGTAACCAGTATGGGGGGCAATATGAGTACCTGGTGTTAGAGACGAAAAGCCCGCCGTTACTAAGCCTGGAATTTTGTTGACGAGTCGGGTAGTTTCTGGACAGAGTTTGCAATTCTTGCCCAGCTTCACACCAAAGGCATAGAGACCAAAAGCATCCCAGCCTTGGCCGTACAGGTATTTTTCAGGCCAAGGAATAAAGTCTTGTTCGTGCAGTTGATTCAGTTCTTGGCGAATCAGGTGCCAGTTAGTTTCTAAATCAGCAACAAACCCAAACAATGATGGATCGTAAAACATAAAGTTACAGCTTGTCACACAAGTTATTAAATCAAGATTTCATCATAAATCCAAGGACTGTCTCCATACTTGGGGTTGACAAAAGTTATGAACATCGGCAATCACTTGACTCCAACTCTGGACTAGAGACTCTAGGATCCGATCGCCCTTCTCTGGCGTTGCCACTGTAGCGTCTCCTAGAACCCCGCTACGGCTTAGATCACGGGTCACCCATGCAAACGGCAATGCCCCCTCCATACTCAACAGGCTGTTGTTTGGTAAGCCCTGGGGATACTCGGTCACAGCCCGTTCCATATGTACTTGCTCTGGCAAGATGGCTAACATTAGGCTAGTTTCAGCATCTCCAGCATGGATCCCTAGCCGCAGCTCTTGAGGTGTCAGCAACTCAGCCGCTACATGGGGTGCCCGCCAGACGAAGTGAGGGAATACTAGTAAATCGTCATAGCGTTGGTGTAGGTCACGGGCAGCAATATCAAGAATTTGAGGTTGTCCTCCATGACCATTTACTAACACCCACTTGCGAAAGCCAGCACGGTACAGGCTCTCTCCAATTTCCATGAGAGTTGCCAGCAACGTAGTGGCTGTCAGTGTAATCGTACCGGGAAAGTGGCTATGCTCGTTAGATTTGCCATAGCAAAGGGTAGGTAAGGCATAGGCTGGAATCAGGGGATCAAGCTGTTGCAGGGCTTTGCCGACAACGGCTGTGGCGATCGCTGCATCTACGACTAGGGGCAGGTGAGGCCCATGTTGCTCGATCGCCCCCATGGGTTGCACAATCACTACGTTTGCTTTGTCAGGCATAGCTTGGATATCTGTCCAGGTCAGATAGGGAAAGAAGCGATCGGCGGGAATAAATCCATGCATCATAAATAGTCAGTCATGTGGTTGGTTATTGATCATGGGCCTGT
The DNA window shown above is from Cyanobacteriota bacterium and carries:
- the minE gene encoding cell division topological specificity factor MinE, encoding MIARLIESLVPHWGEINSRDEVKRRLRLVLAHDRADLTPAVMEKMQREILEIISRYVEIDNDNMEFSLESKQRSTALIANFPIRRVKDIDKALDLKPEPVVAADNLPPLTPLSGETSDEPASSEPVPSEPMSNEPAPNSNQQ
- the minD gene encoding septum site-determining protein MinD; the encoded protein is MSRVIVVTSGKGGVGKTTCTANLGMALAQRGRRVVVVDADFGLRNLDLLLGLENRIVYTAVEVLAGQCRLEQALVKDKRQNGLVLLPAAQNRTKDAVTPAQMKRLINALTQAFDYVLIDSPAGIEMGFQNAIAAAQEALVVTTPEISAVRDADRVVGLLEANGIRRVHLIVNRLRPAMVKANDMMSVEDVQEILAIPLIGIIPDDEQVIVSTNRGEPLVLAEHPSLAGLAFSNIVRRLEGERVEFLDLTANRDGIFSKLKKLLGAKIL
- the gloB gene encoding hydroxyacylglutathione hydrolase, producing MQIHRLPALRDNYIFLLHDPKTGTATVVDPAEPGPVLRCLKNLGARLTAILNTHHHGDHVGANLDLLQSFPEAVVYGGAEDRGRIPQQQKFLREGDRIVVADRTAEVLFVPGHTRAHIAYYFPPVAAEAPGDLFCGDTLFAGGCGRLFEGTPAQMVQSLSKIRALPDNTRVWCAHEYTLRNLEFAVTIDPQNPDLTMRLATTQAARHCHEHTIPSTLGVEKLTNPFLRWDAPVIQQAMQSSNAVETFARLRRLKDQF
- a CDS encoding Uma2 family endonuclease, producing the protein MTMPAVTTAYCTPDEYLELEVDADDRHDYQDRAIVSMASSTPNHNQAG
- a CDS encoding aspartyl/asparaginyl beta-hydroxylase domain-containing protein encodes the protein MFYDPSLFGFVADLETNWHLIRQELNQLHEQDFIPWPEKYLYGQGWDAFGLYAFGVKLGKNCKLCPETTRLVNKIPGLVTAGFSSLTPGTHIAPHTGYDDGLLRCHMGLTVPENCGIRVGNETRTWQEGKCIVFDDTVEHEAWNYGDRTRVVLLLDFKAPKGLLKRDSPPPKAEPQPTRSASINPLKWFRR
- a CDS encoding creatininase family protein translates to MMHGFIPADRFFPYLTWTDIQAMPDKANVVIVQPMGAIEQHGPHLPLVVDAAIATAVVGKALQQLDPLIPAYALPTLCYGKSNEHSHFPGTITLTATTLLATLMEIGESLYRAGFRKWVLVNGHGGQPQILDIAARDLHQRYDDLLVFPHFVWRAPHVAAELLTPQELRLGIHAGDAETSLMLAILPEQVHMERAVTEYPQGLPNNSLLSMEGALPFAWVTRDLSRSGVLGDATVATPEKGDRILESLVQSWSQVIADVHNFCQPQVWRQSLDL